From Vidua macroura isolate BioBank_ID:100142 chromosome 8, ASM2450914v1, whole genome shotgun sequence, one genomic window encodes:
- the ZNF365 gene encoding protein ZNF365, translating to MQQTARDEGGHPWPEPLGSVSLPFRCPRCGDHTRFRSLSSLRVHLEYSHSFQESSLLARSSLFSPLKDAELVSPPEPAAQGSPGSPGGVAAQPAGPYLNLGGASCGSGKGEQPRELAAERPGSYLANYVSAESPSEVSKPGLPATDSKASFEAHVREKFNRMVEAVDKTIEKRIDKLTKELSQKTAELLEVRAAFVQLSQKKQEVQRRERALSRQVDVAVEMIAALKQRLSESEEELHRKEEEVVTFNHFLEEAAEKEVRGKARLQHFIENLLQRVDLAERQLEYYQNQQMVCNHTDISEHVFTDISLNKKPRCLSRGSQHASYNIPDAKPHSFQKGRILLKKAKDEKASLQPVKCFYEPVDCPREIWRAQKKGEPVCSARKVSAKSKMGKKAKPLQER from the exons ATGCAACAGACAGCCCGGGATGAAGGCGGGCACCCCTGGCCGGAGCCGCTCGGCAGCGTCAGCCTCCCCTTCCGCTGCCCGCGATGCGGCGACCACACCAGGTTCCGGAGCCTCTCCTCGCTGCGGGTGCACCTGGAGTACAGCCACAGCTTCCAGGAGAGCAGCCtcctggccaggagcagcctgttctcccCGCTGAAGGACGCGGAGCTGGTGTCTCCGCCGGAGCCcgcagcccagggcagcccgGGCAGCCCCGGCGGCGTTGCCGCGCAGCCCGCGGGGCCCTACCTGAACTTGGGCGGCGCGTCCTGCGGGAGCGGCAAGGGCGAGCAGCCGCGGGAGCTGGCAGCGGAGCGGCCCGGCTCCTACCTGGCCAACTATGTGTCGGCTGAGTCTCCCAGCGAGGTTTCCAAACCCGGCCTCCCCGCCACTGATTCCAAAGCCTCCTTCGAGGCACACGTCAGAGAAAAGTTTAACAGGATGGTAGAGGCCGTGGACAAAACGATCGAGAAGCGGATCGACAAGCTTACCAAAGAGCTGTCCCAGAAGACGgcggagctgctggaggtgcgGGCAGCGTTCGTGCAGCTGTCCCAGAAGAAGCAGGAGGTGCAGCGGCGAGAGCGGGCCCTGAGCCGGCAGGTGGATGTGGCGGTGGAGATGATCGCAGCCTTGAAGCAGCGGCTCAGCGAGTCCGAGGAGGAGCTTCACCGGAAAGAGGA AGAAGTTGTTACTTTCAACCACTTcctggaagaagcagcagaaaaagaagtgcGGGGGAAAGCCAGGCTCCAGCACTTCATCGAGAACCTGTTGCAGCGCGTGGATCTGGCAGAAAGGCAGCTAGAATATTACCAAAACCAGCAGATGGTGTGCAACCACACTGACATCAGCGAGCACGTG TTTACAGACATTTCATTAAATAAGAAACCCAGATGCCT GAGCCGAGGGAGTCAACACGCTTCATATAACATCCCTGATGCAAAGCCTCATTCCTTTCAAAAAGGAAGGATCCTGttgaaaaaagcaaaggatGAAAAAGCCAGCTTGCAGCCAGTGAAATGCTTCTATGAACCTGTTGATTGCCCAAGAGAAATATGGAGAGCACAAAAGAAGGGTGAGCCAGTCTGCTCTGCCAGGAAAGTGAGTGCAAAATCAAAGATGGGTAAGAAGGCCAAACCGCTACAGGAACGGTGA